In Daphnia magna isolate NIES unplaced genomic scaffold, ASM2063170v1.1 Dm_contigs092, whole genome shotgun sequence, the genomic stretch caacaacgcCCCCATCAGATgcaaaacatcatcaaaattGCCCCGATGGCGcaacaaaaattgtaaagaGTCAACCTCCATTTTATAACTCAAAACAAACGACACGAAACGACAACGAACGACAGAAAACCAAGAACCTACGTAAAAGAacggcaagaaaaaactaaaagaagagaagagaagaaaagcatacaagaaagatgattgatgaatgattgaaatctgtagTAGCATTTCAGTAGAAAGGAACGTAGTCCATCAAtattaactaacactttattagcctaaagacaatgaataacggtacgggaaacatatcttgtattttgtgcctcatactgtagcccaacaaacaagaataacggtgaaggaaagaaagtaggtgacgggaaaaaacaagttttcacctaaacattgccacgccacatgccgaagagaagtaaggagaagaagaaaatcagaagaaaaagaggaaaattggaggaccaatttcttcttgccgaaggggggaaggaatgtaatagaccacagcaactcctcccagcaacagcagccccacccagcaagaaggtcgttaCGAaggcaaccttccctgcggataatagttaatgataaaagtaaaagttattgtaaacccctccctttttaaccttcaatcttttggtatataagcgtatggttgtatcgtcttaagaagagttagtttactggcaaatacacagtctagaaactattacaaactcatggtatcacagtgtattcacattgaatacaagtatatttgatcctgtttacatatagaagttaaaactcatggtatcgcagtgtattcacattgaatacaagtatatttgattctgtttacatgtagatgtataaactcataatataacagtgtattcacatagaatacaagtatatttgactctgtttacatgtagaagtataaactcataatataacagtgtattcacattgaatacaagtatatttgattctgtttacatgtagaattataaactgataatataacagtgtattcacatggaatacaagtttatttgattctgtttacatgtagaagtataaactcataaaataacaatgtattcacattaaatacaagtatatttgatcctgtttacatatagaagtaaaaacttatggtatcacagtgtaatcacattgaatacaagtatatttgattctgtttacatgtagaagtataaacttataatataacagtgtattcacattgaatacaagtatatttgattctgtttacatgtagaagtataaactcataatataacagtgtattcacattaaatacaagtatatttgatcctgtttacatataaaagtaaaaactcatggtatcacagtgtaatcacattgtatacaagtatatttgattctgtttacatgtagaagaataaactcataatataacagtgtattcacattgaatacaagtatatttgattctgtttacatgtggaagtataaactcataatataacagtgtattcacattgaatacaagaataattgattctgtttacatgtagaattataagctcataatataatagtgtattcacattgaatacaagtatattgattctgtttacatgtagaaatataaactcataatataacagtgtattcacattgaatacaagtatatttgatcctgtttacatatagaagtaaaaactcatggtatcacagtgtaatcacattgaatacaagtatatttgattctgtttacatgtagaagtataaacttataatataacagtgtattcacattgaatacaagtatatttgattctgtttacatgcagaagtataatctcataatataatagtgtattcacattgaatacaagtatatttgattctgtttacatgtagaattataaacttataataaaacagtgtattcacattgaataaaagtatatttgatcctgtttacatatacaaataaaaactcatggtataacagtgtattcacattgaatacaagtatatttgattctgtttacatgtagaagtataaactcataatataacagtgtattcacattaaatacaagtatatttgatcctgtttacatataaaagtaaaaactcatggtatcacagtgtaatcacattgtatacaagtatatttgattctgtttacatgtagaagaataaactcataatataacagtgtattcacattgaatacaagtatatttgattctgtttacatgtggaagtataaactcataatataacagtgtattcgcattgaatacaagaataattgattctgtttacatgtagaagtataagctcataatataatagtgtattcacattgaatacaagtatatttgattctgtttacatgtagaaatataaactcataatataacagtgtattcacattgaatacaagtatatttgatcctgtttacatatagaagtaaaaactcatggcatcacagtgtattcacattgaatacaagtatatttgatcctgtttacatatagaagtaaaaactcatggtatcacagtgtattcacattgaatacaagtatatttgattctgtttacatgtagaagtataaactcataatataacagtgtgttcacattgaatacaagtatatttgatcctgtttacatatagaagtaaaaactcatggtatcacagtgtattcacattgaatacaagtaaatttgattctgtttacatgtagaagtataaactcataatataacagttttttcacattgaatacaagtatattttattctgtttacatgtagaagtataaactcataaaattacagtgtattcacattgaatacaagtatatttgatcctgtttacatatagaagtaaaaactcatggtatcacagtgtattcacattgaatacaagtatatttgattctgtttacatgtggaagtataaactcataacataacagtgtattcacattgaatacaagaataattgattctatttacatgtagaaatataagctcataatataatagtgtattcacattgaatacaagtatatttgattctgtttacatgtagaagtataaactcataaaataacagtgtattcacattaaatacaagtatatttgatcctgtttacatatagaattataaacttataataaaacagtgtattcacattgaataaaagtatatttgatcctgtttacatatacaagtaaaaactcatggtataacagtgtattcacattgaatacaagtatatttgattctgtttacatgtagaagtataaactcataatacaacagtgtgttcacattgaatacaagtatatttgattctgtttacatatagaagtaaaaactcatggtatcacagtgtaatcacattgaatacaagtatatttgattctgtttacatgtagaagtataaacttataatataacagtgtattcacattgaatacaagtatatttgattctgtttacatgtagaagtataatctcataatataatagtgtattcacattgaatacaagtatatttgattctgtttacatgtagaattataaacttataataaaacagtgtattcacattgaataaaagtatatttgatcctgtttatatatacaaataaaaactcatggtataacagtgtattcacattgaatacaagtatatttgattctgtttacatgtagaagtataaactcataatataacagtgtattcacattaaatacaagtatatttgatcctgtttacatataaaagtaaaaactcatggtatcacagtgtaataacattgtatacaagtatatttgattctgtttacatgtagaagaataaactcataatataacagtgtattcacattgaatacaagtatatttgattctgtttacatgtggaagtataaactcataatataacagtgtattcacattgaatacaagaataattgattctgtttacatgtagaagtataagctcataatataatagtgtattcacattgaatacaagtatatttgattctgtttacatgtagaaatataaactcataatataacagtgtattcacattgaatacaagtatatttgatcctgtttacatatagaagtaaaaactcatggcatcacagtgtattcacattgaatacaagtatatttgatcctgtttacatatagaaataaaaactcatggtatcacagtgtattcacattgaatacaagtatatttgattctgtttacatgtagaagtataaactcataatataacagtgtgttcacattgaatacaagtatatttgatcctgtttacatatagaagtaaaaactcatggtatcacagtgtattcacattgaatacaagtaaatttgattctgtttacatgtagaagtataaactcataatataacagtgtgttcacattgaatacaagtatattttattctgtttacatgtagaagtataaactcataaaattacagtgtattcacattgaatacaagtaaattttatcctgtttacatatagaagtaaaaactcatggtatcacagtgtattcacattgaatacaagtatatttgattctgtttacatgtggaagtataaactcataacataacagtgtattcacattgaatacaagaataattgattctatttacatgtagaaatataagctcataatataatagtgtattcagattgaatacaagtatatttgattctgtttacatatagaattataaacttataataaaacagtgtattcacattgaataaaagtatatttgatcctgtttacatatacaagtaaaaactcatggtataacagtgtattcacattgaatacaagtatatttgattctgtttacatgtagaagtataagctcataatataatagtgtattcacattgaatacaagtatatttgattctgtttacatgtagaaatataaactcataatataacagtgtattcacattgaatacaagtatatttgatcctttttacatatagaagtaaaaactcatggcatcacagtgtattcacattgtatacaagtatatttgatcctgtttacatatagaagtaaaaactcatggtatcacagtgtattcacattgaatacaagtaaatttgattctgtttacatgtagaagtataaactcataatacaacagtgtgttcacattgaatacaagtatattgtcacgtggagatcacgtgacatacgcgtgagacacaccacacactcacctccttcttggaaacaagcaagggcgaatgtacgagtacattcgaccttgttttgtctgaatgttgcggtagcatcacaggacgcttgcaccttctctaacgcttcggggaaacaagcaagggcgaatgtactcgaacgttcggccttgctttgtagtaaatggttaagggtatcttcttcttttgtagaaacaagcaagggcggatgtactcgtacaaccgaccttgctcagtaataagtcatacgggttatttcgattgttcgtagagacagcaagggcgaaagcactcgatgattcaaccttgctgttcacctaccataaataggcggtgtagtgtctcttgaatgcaatgttcttacttgacgtcttaccgtgtggacgtcctaatacactctgttacacatcacccccaagtgtaacaaatggtggagatgcagcattactaaggagacaaggcaaggaagtttatcttatagtattattcattgtcagaggcgaaaatcgtttaggggctctaccacaagcggtttaaccaacgggttgtgccaaatcttaaattgttggatacGGAGCCACGTTTTCGGCTGACAGTGGGGAAGACTATTTGGTTTCTATTAGCTTTCTCTCAAGGAAATCGTTTATTGCTGTGACAAGATTTTGAGGTATTGTAATGCAGAAAGACATTAATCATGTTTTTTTGCCGGAGGTAAATGAGAAAGTCATCGAATCGACGTTGGCCTAGTTGTCCAAGGGATCTGAGCAGACGTTTACACCCCTTTGCCTCCATCTACGCGCCCGGTACCGGAACAGCATCTGGAAGAAAAAACTGTTGAGCCGGACAGCACAGAGGACGTAGTGGGAAGTGGGCAGCGGATAATCCAGGCGGAAAAaggttggagagtactgcgaaagatcttgaagaatcttacgtagacaagagtattgaggcagttaaagaaggtagcgaaaaaagtgaagacgacgagttggagagtactgcgaaagatcttgaagaatctaacgtagacaagagtattgacgacgcacacgaaagtagcgaagaaagcgaagaagaggaaaacgggGACAGCACTGACGAGGAGCAGTTATTTGCAGATACCGATAGTGATTCAGGTACTGGCATTATGCCTCCTCagataaagtttttgagtcCCAAGGTCTTTAAGGCAACGCCGGAAGATGACGCCTTCGACTGGCTTGAGCGTTACGAGTCAACGGGAGCGTACAATCAATGGGGCGATACGGAGCTAAGGGCGAATTTCAGCATGTATCTGGATGGAGCGGCAAGAAAATGGTACCTGTGCTCCACACTTCCGACGGAGTGGCGTGATTTACCCATACGACCGGGGGTTGGCCTCAACGCAGCTGATCTTCCGGCAGTAACTGGAGTCAGAacactgtttttgaaagaatttcagcaacaaAACTACAAGCTGTTCCAGGAAACACGCTTGCGGAACCGGGTTCAAGGTATCGAAGAAGCGACAACTAACTACTATTACGATGTTATTGATCTTTGTAGGGTGGTGGATCCAACAATGGCGGAAGCCACCAAAGTCGACTATCTTTTTTGGGGGATTACGGCCCTCGTTGGTCGAAAAATTGTACCCGTTACAACCCAAAACAggcgaagaatttttagagGCGGCGAAACGGTTTACTGATGCCAAGCTCTTGGCCAATAGACGAAACTGGCCGGACGCGGTGCTCGGGGTGGCAGCAACCAGAGTGGCGGAtgttccaattgatttcattcggaCCCTTCCAAAACCAGCTCCAACTGTGGCTGATACGGAATTATGGAAAGTAATTAAAGAACTGCAAGGTGCGGTAGAAAGTTTGAAGATTCAAGCAACTCCACCTCCGAAGAGACCAGGAAACGAGAAGACAGTTACGTGGGGAGAGTCGGAGAGAATCTACAGAAACAATAACGGAGTACTCAAATGCTACTGTTGTAACGGAACGGGGCACATGGCCcggaattgttgggaaaatCCGCAATCTGCTCGTTTCCGACAACGATCCTACTCAGGTCCTCCTGGCCCACAGAGAGGGCCGTTGGGTCCTCCCGCGCCAATCAACATCGTGTCCCAGCTAGCCGAGACGACTGCAGATTCATCAACACAGGAGGAGATAAAAGAGCAACCTATCCTTAGAGTAGATTTCAGCAAGCTGATCAGAGAAGAAGTCACTTGTGGAACACGGCAAGTAATGGCAGTCGTCGACACACAGGGGCAGCACTGACAGTTATATCACCGGAGCTGCTACGTGCATCCCAGTTTGTGCTGCGTCCATGGGACGGACCGCGGGTGGTGATGGCTAATGGAGAACAAGCAACGTTGATGGGAGCAGCCACCA encodes the following:
- the LOC123477568 gene encoding uncharacterized protein LOC123477568, with amino-acid sequence MQKDINHVFLPEHRGRSGKWAADNPGGKRLESTAKDLEESYVDKSIEAVKEGSEKSEDDELESTAKDLEESNVDKSIDAPQIKFLSPKVFKATPEDDAFDWLERYESTGAYNQWGDTELRANFSMYLDGAARKWYLCSTLPTEWRDLPIRPGVGLNAADLPARGPLGPPAPINIVSQLAETTADSSTQEEIKEQPILRVDFSKLIREEVTCGTRQVMAVVDTQGQH